A single window of Sporosarcina sp. FSL W7-1349 DNA harbors:
- a CDS encoding MFS transporter, translated as MEAQATPEVKTTKEQWIQYLALVFSAFIAVEAMAFQSPAIPVISTYFEVPSHLAALIVLSFYIMSATLYPITGRFADKYGRKKVLLVGMAIFAISEFAAAVSPTFTFLIVARIFQGVGVACIFPIVIAFIGVIFHEGARGMASGIFNSVQAIGAMLGAGLAGFLINIYGWPVIYWVSGGLATIGFFVILFFVKESKGVVSGKLDYFGTMLLFIIAASVLSISTLVGQFGIASPYTIGTIVTAVLAIAIMWFYGNRIANPIIEISILKQKVFALIVLIYLIYTAAMQLLLYSMSFFLALRPDGNVAESGLFFMFNSGAAAIGGIIIGRLSDKVNNKKLLIGTYILPLTAVLLLSRIHAYTETTYILSLAAFFGIGAATAILIKYALQNIPPIKYGSGSGLLAIVRDFGAPLGSTTGIVLFSQFNAKAKTSSIVQQATDAGVSPGLMADVQQAAATNGATISDALSAELISLGIQFEDLLKTALGDGSTSAIQNLSLTVAGFFVVIMILVLLIPQKQKEKAPVIVAPFEESLSEKLETTTN; from the coding sequence ATGGAAGCACAAGCGACACCGGAAGTGAAGACAACCAAGGAGCAATGGATTCAATACCTGGCTTTAGTGTTCTCAGCATTTATCGCAGTTGAAGCAATGGCGTTTCAATCACCGGCTATCCCGGTCATTTCAACTTATTTTGAAGTTCCTTCTCATTTGGCTGCTCTTATTGTTTTGTCATTTTACATCATGTCTGCAACCCTCTATCCGATTACAGGCAGATTCGCCGATAAATATGGCCGCAAGAAGGTTTTATTGGTCGGAATGGCGATTTTTGCGATTTCCGAATTTGCAGCTGCGGTAAGCCCGACGTTCACATTCCTCATTGTGGCAAGAATATTTCAAGGGGTAGGAGTCGCTTGTATTTTTCCAATCGTCATCGCTTTCATCGGGGTCATCTTCCATGAAGGTGCACGTGGGATGGCATCTGGTATTTTCAATTCCGTGCAAGCGATTGGAGCGATGCTCGGAGCAGGGCTAGCCGGTTTCTTGATCAATATTTACGGATGGCCTGTCATTTACTGGGTGAGCGGTGGCTTAGCTACAATTGGTTTCTTTGTCATCCTGTTCTTTGTCAAGGAATCAAAAGGCGTAGTTTCCGGGAAGCTTGATTATTTCGGAACTATGTTATTATTCATTATCGCGGCGTCGGTATTGTCGATTTCCACGCTTGTCGGTCAGTTTGGCATCGCTTCCCCTTATACAATCGGGACTATTGTGACTGCTGTGCTTGCCATTGCAATTATGTGGTTTTATGGGAACCGGATTGCGAATCCGATTATCGAAATATCCATTTTAAAACAAAAAGTCTTTGCTTTGATCGTTCTCATTTACTTGATTTATACGGCTGCCATGCAGTTGCTTCTTTACTCGATGAGCTTTTTCCTTGCGTTGCGTCCTGACGGGAATGTTGCGGAGAGTGGATTGTTCTTCATGTTTAATTCGGGTGCGGCGGCAATCGGCGGGATTATCATAGGAAGGCTTTCAGATAAAGTGAATAACAAAAAACTATTGATTGGTACCTATATCCTGCCGTTGACCGCAGTACTTCTGCTCTCAAGAATTCATGCGTATACGGAAACTACCTATATTTTATCGCTTGCTGCATTTTTCGGAATCGGCGCGGCAACTGCCATCCTTATCAAATACGCACTGCAAAACATTCCGCCTATCAAGTACGGATCAGGCTCCGGCTTGCTGGCAATTGTCCGGGATTTTGGGGCACCACTTGGTTCCACAACTGGGATTGTCTTATTCTCCCAGTTCAATGCGAAAGCGAAAACTTCTTCGATAGTGCAACAAGCGACGGATGCGGGCGTTTCTCCAGGGTTGATGGCTGATGTGCAACAAGCTGCGGCGACTAATGGAGCTACAATCAGTGATGCCCTTTCCGCTGAACTCATATCACTTGGCATCCAGTTTGAAGATCTACTGAAGACAGCTCTCGGCGATGGATCTACATCTGCTATACAAAATTTATCCTTGACTGTAGCTGGTTTCTTCGTCGTCATCATGATCCTTGTGCTCCTCATCCCACAAAAGCAAAAAGAAAAGGCGCCTGTCATAGTGGCACCTTTCGAAGAAAGCTTATCGGAAAAACTGGAGACGACGACTAACTAA
- a CDS encoding class I adenylate-forming enzyme family protein, which yields MNAYLLLEIAASIVPDQEILTFNEERLTYGQLVENAGRLASAMESQGIKQGDRIGLIATNCPEVIEVFFAAFQLGAVIVPINYRAKEEELAYMVADAEVKALFFEQRYADLVNPIVPESGIQLTISIRGTSEGHQQYEEVRKAMPYEGFGDVETSDLAILLYTSGTTSKPKGVMLTHGQLTTYVMNHSEVADGTDRGSSVICIPNYHVAGATSICNSIYTGRRLILLSQFDAGSWLRVVEQEKATQAFLVPTMMKQVLDHPEFGQTDLTSLTSLSYGAAQMPLPVILKAVERFPPTTEFANAFGMTETTSTVSVLGPEDHKITGTKEEKEKKIQRLSSVGKPLPGVDIIVVDENRQPVPPNTVGNVYVRTEKAMKGYWKRPEASEETLVDGWVNTEDMGWLDEDGYLFLGGRSSDMIIRGGENISPAEIEDVFLSHPRLADVAIIGIPSLEWGEEIMAIAVPNDMDAAPTAEELRQFCRERLASFKVPSEIVMVDELPRTSTGKILKRELRERYEPVNENYI from the coding sequence TTGAACGCCTATTTATTGCTCGAAATCGCGGCAAGCATTGTGCCGGATCAGGAAATTTTGACGTTTAACGAAGAACGGCTGACATATGGCCAATTAGTCGAAAACGCTGGTCGCCTTGCATCAGCGATGGAATCACAAGGCATCAAACAAGGAGACCGGATTGGGCTGATTGCGACGAATTGCCCCGAAGTCATTGAAGTATTTTTTGCCGCTTTTCAATTAGGAGCCGTCATCGTGCCGATCAATTATCGGGCAAAGGAAGAAGAACTTGCCTATATGGTGGCAGATGCCGAAGTAAAAGCACTGTTCTTTGAACAACGCTATGCGGATCTTGTGAATCCGATTGTGCCGGAAAGTGGAATCCAATTGACCATTTCGATCAGGGGAACATCGGAAGGCCATCAACAGTATGAAGAAGTAAGGAAAGCTATGCCATATGAAGGGTTTGGGGATGTCGAAACGAGTGATCTCGCTATCCTGTTATACACCAGCGGGACGACGAGTAAACCGAAAGGCGTCATGCTTACACATGGACAACTTACGACATACGTCATGAACCATTCGGAAGTGGCAGACGGCACGGATCGAGGTTCATCTGTCATTTGCATCCCGAATTATCACGTAGCTGGAGCGACGAGCATCTGTAATTCGATTTACACGGGACGCCGGCTCATTCTGCTTTCGCAATTCGATGCCGGTAGTTGGCTTCGGGTCGTTGAGCAGGAGAAGGCGACGCAGGCATTTCTTGTCCCGACTATGATGAAACAAGTTTTGGATCATCCGGAGTTCGGACAGACCGATCTTACCAGTTTGACAAGTCTTTCATACGGAGCCGCACAGATGCCACTGCCGGTCATCTTGAAAGCGGTCGAAAGATTTCCGCCAACGACTGAATTTGCAAACGCTTTCGGCATGACAGAGACGACATCCACCGTTTCCGTGCTTGGACCTGAAGATCATAAAATTACGGGGACCAAGGAAGAAAAGGAGAAGAAAATCCAACGTCTTTCTTCGGTCGGAAAACCACTCCCTGGCGTCGACATCATCGTGGTAGATGAAAATAGGCAGCCAGTCCCGCCGAATACGGTCGGAAATGTGTATGTCCGGACGGAAAAGGCGATGAAAGGATACTGGAAACGTCCGGAAGCTTCAGAAGAGACATTGGTGGACGGCTGGGTCAATACGGAAGATATGGGATGGCTCGATGAGGATGGTTATTTGTTTCTAGGGGGTCGCAGTTCGGACATGATCATCCGGGGCGGAGAAAATATCTCCCCTGCAGAAATCGAAGATGTATTTTTATCCCACCCAAGGCTAGCTGATGTAGCGATCATCGGCATCCCAAGCTTGGAATGGGGAGAGGAAATCATGGCGATCGCAGTTCCTAACGACATGGATGCTGCACCGACTGCCGAGGAGTTGCGACAGTTCTGCAGGGAACGTCTGGCAAGTTTCAAAGTCCCTTCCGAAATCGTCATGGTGGACGAACTGCCGCGTACCTCAACAGGAAAAATACTGAAACGGGAACTGAGAGAACGTTATGAGCCTGTCAATGAAAACTATATCTAA
- a CDS encoding S-layer homology domain-containing protein has protein sequence MKQIHHYVFAILLILLTLTGPPVFAEATKAGDNEANELLKVTAEAKFSDITNLFWAKNAIMQLAEMGIMTGYRDMQFRPNAEMTVGEAAQAFARALSLEEVPYEPIFSDVEEDSEYQSAVLATYQANIFPGKQDGTFGVNDKLTRIQLEAAIVQAFHLRENEGVNRIIEWPTSQMFKGKEGWLPSMDMSQVGQSLFTGNQTVNRASFAYVLHGELVDNGKIASEKDYQIITSAFSDNFKSEDSDVHLVKVSFDEHPIYLRSTEEINFTDHTRIDNSFSRDNIYTYKVGSKGATIELTVRSFDNGDYFLFSKVDNPTKSALAVDVIQKENDVDSFELFRFDRYPIKRKSTDTFAADTTSYPTGVLRFVKEDGTVSERMVGQSYVSKPLSMSYPNDGYSYMRQLLGEVEAFSYARLGSTLVSIHSLKSQGEDIVDQWYMNADAPLFETDEHRESWMEETSKYYKKRNNWYTASGPYNKMAVTTEPMPETGQGYGRNLLMVKEDRALALYHQQKDRYFENLVYNAFINLKNFKDDNTYWKTEVTSTYLKDLYGITAPFIDTRFNEQIALFYYNSGDEFHVGNTTEPLRNYADLLVSQKSKGNIIPVDGESYYLADYYPIAQEVTTHASMNHVLGGMNILLIAYKEFHDERYLETARAIQTAIAKEKEKWIRDNGDIWYRISPDKDFKGDDYKHLTLEDLINSYKLWQDIDPSYLPLLEEMIASKASYLSNVNLGYTTKIKNGLQDIGLSKYLPRGEEQTDAL, from the coding sequence ATGAAACAGATACATCATTATGTTTTTGCCATATTACTTATTCTACTCACATTGACCGGTCCTCCCGTATTTGCAGAAGCCACTAAGGCGGGAGATAACGAAGCAAATGAGCTCTTGAAAGTGACGGCGGAGGCGAAATTCTCGGATATCACCAACCTGTTCTGGGCGAAAAATGCAATTATGCAGTTAGCCGAAATGGGAATCATGACAGGCTACCGGGATATGCAGTTCCGTCCCAATGCCGAAATGACAGTTGGGGAAGCTGCCCAGGCCTTTGCGAGAGCATTGTCTTTGGAGGAAGTCCCGTATGAACCGATTTTCAGTGATGTGGAAGAGGATTCCGAGTATCAGTCGGCCGTTCTTGCCACATACCAAGCGAATATCTTCCCTGGAAAGCAGGATGGAACATTCGGGGTGAACGATAAGTTGACCCGCATCCAATTGGAGGCCGCCATTGTCCAAGCTTTTCATTTGCGGGAAAACGAGGGAGTCAACAGAATCATCGAGTGGCCGACCAGCCAGATGTTTAAAGGGAAGGAAGGTTGGTTGCCGTCTATGGATATGTCCCAAGTCGGGCAAAGTCTGTTCACTGGCAACCAGACCGTCAATCGGGCCTCCTTCGCCTATGTACTGCATGGCGAGCTTGTTGATAATGGAAAAATAGCTTCAGAAAAGGACTATCAGATTATCACATCAGCCTTCTCAGATAATTTCAAGTCGGAGGATTCGGATGTACATTTGGTGAAAGTGTCCTTTGACGAGCATCCGATCTACTTACGGTCCACGGAAGAGATCAATTTCACGGATCATACGCGGATTGATAATTCATTTTCAAGGGATAATATTTACACCTATAAGGTCGGATCGAAAGGTGCGACTATTGAGCTGACGGTCCGTTCCTTCGACAATGGTGACTACTTCCTGTTCTCGAAAGTCGATAATCCAACTAAATCGGCTCTCGCGGTAGATGTCATTCAAAAGGAGAATGATGTCGATTCGTTTGAATTGTTCCGCTTTGATCGCTATCCGATCAAGAGGAAGTCAACGGATACATTTGCGGCTGATACCACATCTTATCCTACAGGAGTTTTGCGCTTCGTGAAAGAGGATGGCACGGTTAGTGAACGGATGGTTGGACAATCGTATGTGTCCAAACCATTATCGATGTCGTATCCGAATGATGGATATAGTTACATGCGTCAGCTGCTTGGTGAAGTGGAGGCGTTCTCTTATGCTCGCCTAGGCTCAACGTTAGTTTCCATTCATTCCTTGAAGTCGCAAGGCGAGGATATTGTCGATCAATGGTATATGAATGCCGATGCCCCATTATTTGAAACGGACGAGCATCGCGAAAGCTGGATGGAAGAGACGTCGAAGTACTACAAGAAGCGCAACAATTGGTATACGGCAAGCGGTCCGTACAATAAGATGGCGGTAACGACAGAACCGATGCCCGAAACCGGGCAAGGGTATGGACGCAATCTGCTGATGGTGAAAGAGGATCGGGCGCTGGCGCTTTATCATCAACAGAAGGACCGATATTTCGAAAATTTAGTCTATAACGCTTTTATCAATCTGAAGAACTTCAAGGACGATAACACATATTGGAAAACCGAAGTGACGAGCACGTACTTGAAGGATCTGTACGGCATTACGGCCCCGTTCATCGATACACGTTTCAATGAGCAAATCGCCTTGTTCTACTATAATAGTGGGGATGAATTCCATGTCGGGAACACGACGGAACCGCTCCGCAACTACGCGGATCTGCTCGTGTCACAGAAGAGCAAAGGCAATATCATCCCAGTCGATGGGGAGTCCTACTATCTTGCCGATTACTACCCGATTGCGCAAGAGGTGACGACCCATGCGTCCATGAATCATGTGCTGGGAGGCATGAATATTCTGCTCATCGCGTATAAGGAGTTTCATGATGAAAGATATTTGGAGACGGCTCGTGCCATTCAGACCGCTATCGCCAAAGAAAAGGAAAAGTGGATCCGCGACAACGGTGACATCTGGTATCGGATCTCCCCGGACAAGGACTTTAAGGGGGATGACTACAAGCATTTAACGCTGGAGGATCTCATTAACTCCTATAAATTATGGCAAGATATCGATCCGAGTTATTTACCGTTGTTGGAAGAAATGATCGCTTCCAAAGCATCTTATTTATCCAATGTCAACTTAGGCTATACGACGAAGATCAAAAACGGTCTGCAGGATATCGGCTTATCCAAATATCTGCCGCGAGGGGAAGAGCAGACGGATGCTTTGTAA
- a CDS encoding penicillin acylase family protein, which produces MRKKWFLAVLMIFALILPQNIIMAAEKEKVGEVTVIRDAYGVPHLYAKNNSDLYEAYGYVMAKDRLFQLEMFRRANEGTVSEIFGKDYLSKDEQTRRDGYSDEEIEEMLADVDEEYQLLISKFADGISRYVKEALQNPDEKLSKEFHDHQLVPREWTSTDIVRLYMSTMTFFMDNHQELTNAEILAGLEENYGKETALAMFDDLVSTDDPEAPTSIPDEESSSSNATSKTLQPISQGAVAVSKEINAQRKDYVQSSEELGVPLSVGSNAAIVGAEKSETGHALLFSGPQVGFVAPGFLYEVGLHSPGFDMEGSGFIGYPFIMFGANKHFAFSATAGYGNVTDIFEEKLNPENPLQYWFDGEWKDMEKRTEQIEVKTDDGFGKVEKEFYRTVHGPVISIDEENDVAYSKAWSFRGTEAQAMAAYMEANFAKNRKQFEEAASKYTMSLNWYYADITGDIAYYHVGKYPVRHEQIDDRFPTPGTGEFEWAGFLPFEQNPQVVNPDSGYVVNWNNKPSKDWRNGENSIFWGMDNRVQQFINGMEAREKVTLEDLNDINYHASFAQLRTHYFKPLLIETLEQHQDQDPDYAMLINELKQWNNLKEDKDKDGYYDAEIATFFDAWWSVTHEKLFGESLEEVSKMTNGITDHRYGASLAYRLLNEKETNYPWLQEDDPTEIIMESVNEALDKLETEKGPSVEDWKAEIKTMTFGKQSLIAVPHGEGSSTPIIEMNRGSENHYIEMVPSGPVGFNITPPGQVGFIKKDGTVSDHYEDQLQMFANWEFKPFLFNKKEIEKAGVNTTTIELN; this is translated from the coding sequence ATGAGGAAAAAGTGGTTTTTAGCTGTACTTATGATTTTTGCATTAATACTTCCGCAAAACATCATAATGGCAGCAGAGAAAGAAAAGGTAGGAGAAGTCACTGTCATACGTGACGCATATGGCGTACCGCATTTATATGCTAAAAATAATTCGGATTTATATGAAGCATACGGTTACGTAATGGCCAAAGACCGTCTATTCCAATTGGAAATGTTCCGTCGGGCGAATGAAGGAACGGTTTCCGAGATATTTGGAAAGGACTATCTTTCCAAGGATGAACAAACGCGACGGGATGGCTATTCCGATGAAGAGATCGAAGAAATGCTTGCAGATGTTGATGAAGAGTATCAGCTTTTAATTTCAAAATTTGCTGATGGGATTTCACGTTATGTGAAGGAAGCGCTTCAAAACCCGGATGAAAAGCTTTCGAAGGAGTTCCATGATCACCAATTGGTTCCTCGTGAGTGGACATCCACTGATATTGTCCGTTTGTATATGTCGACGATGACATTCTTTATGGATAATCATCAAGAGTTGACCAATGCAGAAATTCTGGCAGGACTTGAAGAGAATTATGGTAAAGAAACGGCCCTTGCTATGTTCGATGATCTAGTGTCGACAGATGATCCAGAGGCACCTACGAGCATTCCAGACGAGGAATCGTCCTCGTCGAACGCAACTTCTAAAACTTTGCAACCGATTTCACAGGGAGCTGTTGCGGTTTCCAAAGAGATTAATGCACAAAGAAAAGACTATGTCCAATCATCCGAGGAGCTCGGTGTACCGCTTTCTGTCGGAAGTAATGCAGCAATTGTCGGCGCCGAAAAATCGGAAACGGGACATGCTTTGTTGTTCAGCGGCCCGCAAGTCGGTTTCGTTGCTCCGGGATTCTTATACGAAGTGGGTCTGCATTCCCCAGGCTTTGATATGGAAGGATCCGGTTTTATCGGATATCCATTCATCATGTTCGGTGCAAATAAACATTTTGCCTTTTCCGCTACAGCTGGTTATGGAAATGTAACCGATATTTTTGAAGAAAAGCTGAATCCGGAGAATCCACTGCAATATTGGTTTGACGGAGAATGGAAAGACATGGAGAAAAGAACAGAACAGATCGAAGTGAAAACAGATGATGGTTTCGGGAAAGTGGAGAAGGAGTTTTATCGGACAGTGCATGGACCGGTGATTAGCATTGATGAAGAAAATGACGTCGCCTATAGTAAAGCATGGTCGTTCAGAGGAACGGAAGCACAGGCGATGGCTGCTTATATGGAAGCCAATTTTGCGAAAAACCGCAAACAATTTGAAGAGGCGGCCAGCAAATATACGATGTCGCTCAATTGGTATTATGCTGATATTACAGGAGATATCGCCTACTACCATGTTGGTAAATATCCAGTGCGCCATGAACAAATTGACGATCGATTCCCTACTCCGGGAACGGGTGAATTTGAATGGGCAGGATTTTTGCCATTCGAACAAAATCCGCAAGTTGTCAATCCGGACAGCGGCTACGTTGTGAACTGGAATAACAAGCCATCAAAAGATTGGAGAAACGGCGAAAATAGCATTTTTTGGGGCATGGATAACCGGGTGCAGCAATTCATTAATGGCATGGAAGCGCGAGAGAAAGTGACGCTGGAAGACCTAAACGATATTAACTATCATGCAAGTTTTGCCCAGCTTCGCACCCATTATTTTAAGCCGTTACTAATTGAAACGTTGGAACAACATCAAGATCAGGACCCTGATTACGCGATGTTGATCAATGAACTGAAACAATGGAACAATTTAAAAGAGGACAAAGATAAAGACGGATATTATGATGCAGAAATTGCAACATTCTTTGACGCGTGGTGGAGCGTGACGCATGAAAAATTATTTGGTGAATCGCTTGAAGAGGTTTCAAAGATGACCAATGGAATTACGGATCATCGCTATGGAGCTTCATTGGCTTACCGACTGTTGAACGAAAAAGAAACAAACTATCCATGGCTGCAAGAGGATGATCCAACGGAGATTATCATGGAGAGTGTCAACGAAGCTTTAGATAAATTAGAAACAGAAAAAGGTCCATCGGTTGAGGATTGGAAAGCAGAAATTAAAACGATGACGTTTGGCAAACAATCCTTAATTGCGGTACCTCACGGGGAAGGGTCATCCACCCCGATTATTGAAATGAACCGCGGAAGCGAAAACCATTACATCGAAATGGTTCCAAGTGGTCCAGTGGGCTTTAATATCACCCCGCCAGGCCAAGTCGGGTTTATTAAAAAAGATGGAACCGTCAGCGACCATTACGAAGATCAGTTGCAAATGTTCGCCAACTGGGAGTTCAAGCCGTTTTTATTCAATAAAAAGGAGATTGAAAAAGCCGGCGTGAACACTACAACCATTGAATTGAATTAA
- a CDS encoding FapA family protein, with protein sequence MKKAVTVQANTVEEAIQQALDIIGLPIEQVHVEVITNPGRRLMGFRKVMAEVTVTELEAGPTDESFAELVAIVDDVLATDHIGGDNRPNPIVQSANSSFGVKLSDGELQFLFDEAQYPVLIPDDSVQLFVNGEQKKEKTVISPTDAVTVTLCDELIPPQYSIQLIEQEMIALLHFTPGKRVRRTLADTDWQTQLHIRAVEEIEYYNNVEPQEIVDELKEMGIQQGLLFPAIKKVTAVNKPYELIVAKGTLPVEGTDGDLEVHIQYEEFDPDSEEKVDFREMNAIMNVREGQVIATHIPPVPGTEGRNLLGKSIPVKPVRDIHLRLGKNVKQVGQDVIATISGKPSLDWREKLVKIDVHHEFNHPGEVDLESGNIRFEGDVRIGGNVMPSMFVRATGAIYIGGTVTKATVHAIQSAFIRGNVLSSTISVGEQEVVISELVADLKHVVTMMEQIRTAIQQVVIIRGNDEEEMSPSELKRLIYLLMEKKYSRFEELNKRFIQNVKEHADHLTDEWTSIADRFYDAFVNPLKESLKGLAEFGMLIEDAQLLIEIYGAEASPHNELVLPYAINSTLFSNGNIEVTSKGVYHSSLKSKHDITIKGVCRGGEIIAENLITLQETGSETPVKTVVKTSRTGRIKIGLAYAGTEIQVGPRKHIFSQNGHSIVARLNEEDELVLY encoded by the coding sequence ATGAAGAAGGCGGTAACGGTTCAGGCGAATACGGTGGAAGAAGCTATTCAACAAGCGTTGGATATTATTGGACTGCCAATCGAGCAAGTTCATGTGGAAGTGATTACGAATCCGGGGCGGCGGTTGATGGGATTTCGTAAGGTGATGGCGGAAGTGACGGTCACGGAATTAGAAGCTGGCCCGACGGATGAGTCATTCGCCGAATTGGTTGCCATCGTGGATGACGTGTTAGCCACCGATCACATAGGTGGCGACAATCGCCCCAACCCGATCGTGCAGTCAGCTAATTCTTCATTCGGCGTGAAACTGAGCGATGGCGAACTGCAATTTCTTTTCGATGAAGCACAGTATCCGGTTCTCATTCCGGATGATTCCGTCCAGCTTTTCGTGAATGGGGAACAGAAGAAGGAGAAGACGGTCATTTCGCCGACGGATGCTGTCACAGTCACATTATGTGATGAACTCATCCCTCCGCAATATTCCATCCAACTGATCGAGCAGGAGATGATCGCGCTTTTACATTTCACGCCGGGGAAACGGGTTCGGCGTACGTTAGCTGACACCGATTGGCAGACGCAATTACATATTCGGGCCGTGGAAGAGATCGAGTATTACAATAATGTGGAGCCACAAGAGATCGTAGATGAACTAAAGGAAATGGGCATCCAGCAGGGGCTTTTATTCCCGGCCATCAAAAAAGTGACAGCTGTGAATAAACCATATGAGCTTATCGTGGCAAAGGGAACTTTGCCCGTCGAAGGGACGGATGGGGATTTGGAGGTCCATATCCAATACGAGGAATTCGATCCGGATAGCGAGGAGAAGGTTGATTTTCGTGAAATGAACGCCATCATGAATGTCCGGGAAGGGCAAGTCATCGCGACGCATATTCCGCCCGTTCCCGGAACGGAAGGCCGGAATCTGCTGGGGAAATCGATTCCCGTCAAACCGGTCCGTGATATCCATTTAAGACTCGGAAAAAATGTCAAACAGGTGGGCCAAGATGTCATTGCGACCATTTCAGGAAAGCCGTCGTTGGATTGGCGGGAGAAGTTGGTGAAAATTGATGTCCATCACGAGTTCAATCACCCGGGAGAAGTCGATTTGGAGAGTGGGAACATTCGGTTTGAAGGGGATGTTCGAATCGGCGGAAATGTAATGCCGTCCATGTTTGTCAGAGCAACCGGAGCGATTTATATCGGGGGGACAGTCACTAAAGCAACGGTCCATGCCATTCAATCCGCTTTTATTCGAGGAAATGTGCTCTCTTCCACGATCAGTGTCGGGGAACAGGAAGTCGTGATCAGTGAACTTGTCGCCGACTTGAAACATGTCGTAACGATGATGGAACAGATTCGGACGGCGATCCAACAAGTCGTAATTATCCGCGGGAATGACGAAGAGGAGATGAGCCCGTCCGAGTTGAAGCGTCTCATTTATTTATTGATGGAAAAGAAATATTCGCGTTTTGAGGAACTGAATAAGCGGTTCATCCAAAATGTCAAAGAGCATGCAGATCATTTGACGGATGAATGGACGAGCATAGCAGATCGTTTTTATGATGCTTTCGTCAATCCGTTGAAAGAGAGTTTGAAAGGCTTGGCGGAATTCGGAATGCTGATCGAGGATGCGCAACTGCTCATTGAAATTTATGGTGCCGAGGCTTCACCTCATAATGAACTCGTACTTCCATATGCTATCAACAGTACTTTATTCAGCAACGGAAATATCGAGGTCACTTCGAAAGGGGTCTATCATAGTTCGTTGAAGTCGAAACATGATATTACAATTAAAGGGGTATGCCGCGGGGGCGAAATTATAGCAGAGAATCTGATCACCTTGCAGGAAACGGGTTCCGAAACACCTGTGAAAACAGTCGTCAAAACGAGCAGGACTGGCAGGATTAAAATCGGACTTGCCTACGCAGGGACCGAAATTCAAGTAGGCCCTAGAAAGCATATTTTCTCCCAAAATGGACATTCCATAGTTGCCCGGTTGAACGAAGAGGATGAACTGGTGTTATATTAA
- a CDS encoding TetR/AcrR family transcriptional regulator, with protein sequence MQRRKLDRRVVRTRKAIKDAFIALLYEKDLSDITITDIVDCSDVNRSTFYAHFHDKENLIDCLVDELIADLIASYQTTYQPFTKQNRGFPTRAIEAMFEFVSEHADTFKILLNTMKVPQFTPILYASLYKYAVEQINELRGAEYDLNVHYGFYANYLASTFISFIHYWLMNKDRKYKPEYIAEEYMKVLLSNPLSSYMRGRAVSK encoded by the coding sequence ATGCAGAGAAGAAAATTGGATCGACGGGTGGTCCGTACCCGCAAGGCGATCAAGGATGCTTTCATTGCGTTGTTGTATGAAAAGGACTTATCCGACATCACCATTACTGATATTGTCGATTGTTCTGACGTTAATCGGTCGACGTTCTACGCCCATTTTCATGACAAGGAAAATTTGATCGATTGTCTCGTCGACGAACTGATTGCTGATTTGATTGCCTCCTATCAGACAACCTATCAACCATTCACCAAGCAAAACAGGGGCTTTCCAACTCGAGCCATCGAAGCGATGTTTGAATTTGTTTCCGAACATGCCGATACCTTTAAGATTCTCCTTAACACGATGAAGGTTCCACAATTCACCCCGATTCTTTACGCTAGCCTGTACAAGTATGCCGTCGAACAAATCAACGAACTGCGGGGAGCGGAATATGATCTGAATGTCCACTACGGTTTTTATGCAAATTATTTGGCATCAACTTTTATCAGTTTTATCCATTACTGGCTGATGAACAAAGATAGGAAATATAAACCGGAGTATATAGCGGAGGAATATATGAAAGTGCTCCTCTCCAATCCTCTCTCTTCTTACATGAGAGGCCGTGCTGTGAGCAAATGA